The Longimicrobiales bacterium genome includes a window with the following:
- a CDS encoding TolC family protein, producing the protein MNDIDGWTFTRPLALAALLLVGLFADGASLDAQERAFGLEQAVRRALSSNRDVISAQLGLQEAEERVSEAWGNVYPTVDLNAGYTRNVSPTVNFLPAQIFDPAAGPDDYIGVRFGADNQWNSTLSIEQPIFRPSVFVALGAAGRFEDLQRESVRGQTQAVVTRVRVAYYQLLLAQEQERLTENSVSRVRQSLTETQALYRAGLASEYAVLRLEVELANLEPNLRRSENAARQSRRLLAVELDEPNQESVAVLGELAEMNLDDFSANSPANQEILSFMGFEDAGSQDAALRSAVELRSDVRQLGLNEALARTEMKLEQAQYLPEVTLWGNYVINAQDNGSPNFFARGDGQRAYSRLVGLRVSIPIFQGFKRDARIDQKRALVRQAGAQAAQGLDRAASQVKGLVESTEEASLRARAQRRAVEQAYRGFEIASAQYREGISSQLELTDAEVALRQSEFNYAQSVYDYLVARAQLDEATGRVPLVDVDAANDRF; encoded by the coding sequence ATGAATGACATAGATGGGTGGACATTCACGCGTCCGCTGGCATTAGCGGCCCTCCTGCTTGTCGGGCTATTCGCCGACGGCGCGTCGCTAGACGCCCAGGAACGAGCCTTCGGTCTGGAGCAGGCCGTCCGGCGAGCCCTGAGCAGCAACCGAGACGTCATCTCTGCCCAGCTGGGGCTTCAGGAGGCTGAAGAGCGGGTGTCCGAGGCGTGGGGCAACGTTTATCCGACGGTTGACCTGAACGCAGGCTATACCAGAAATGTGTCACCCACGGTGAACTTCCTCCCGGCTCAGATCTTCGATCCGGCCGCTGGGCCCGATGACTACATCGGGGTCCGGTTCGGTGCGGACAATCAGTGGAACTCCACGCTCAGTATAGAGCAGCCGATCTTCCGGCCCAGCGTCTTTGTTGCCCTTGGCGCGGCCGGCCGATTCGAAGACCTCCAGCGGGAGTCCGTGCGTGGGCAGACTCAGGCTGTTGTTACTCGGGTCAGGGTCGCGTACTACCAGCTGCTGTTGGCGCAGGAGCAGGAGCGGCTTACCGAGAACTCAGTGAGTCGAGTCAGGCAGTCACTCACGGAGACTCAGGCCCTGTATCGCGCGGGATTGGCCTCGGAGTATGCCGTGCTCCGCCTTGAGGTCGAGTTGGCGAATCTGGAGCCGAACCTGAGACGCTCGGAGAACGCGGCCCGGCAATCTCGCCGCCTGTTGGCGGTCGAGTTGGATGAACCGAACCAAGAATCCGTCGCGGTCCTCGGAGAATTGGCAGAGATGAACCTGGACGATTTCTCGGCCAATTCGCCTGCGAACCAAGAGATTCTGTCCTTCATGGGTTTCGAAGACGCCGGGTCTCAGGATGCAGCGCTCCGATCGGCTGTAGAGCTTCGCTCCGACGTTCGTCAACTCGGACTCAACGAGGCGCTTGCTCGCACCGAGATGAAGCTCGAGCAGGCGCAATACCTGCCAGAGGTGACCCTCTGGGGCAACTATGTGATCAACGCACAGGACAACGGCAGCCCGAATTTCTTTGCGCGAGGGGACGGTCAGCGAGCGTATTCGCGGCTCGTCGGTCTCCGCGTGAGCATCCCTATTTTTCAGGGGTTCAAGCGGGACGCCCGCATCGACCAGAAGCGGGCGCTGGTGCGGCAAGCCGGAGCACAGGCGGCACAGGGGCTCGATCGAGCGGCCTCGCAGGTGAAGGGCCTGGTTGAATCGACAGAGGAAGCCAGTCTGAGGGCGCGTGCACAACGACGGGCGGTGGAGCAGGCCTACCGCGGCTTCGAGATCGCGAGTGCGCAGTACAGAGAGGGCATCTCGAGCCAGCTCGAGTTGACCGATGCAGAGGTGGCATTGAGGCAGAGCGAGTTCAACTACGCTCAGTCTGTATACGACTACTTGGTTGCTCGGGCGCAGCTCGACGAAGCCACGGGCCGGGTGCCCTTGGTGGACGTCGATGCGGCCAACGACCGGTTCTAG
- a CDS encoding TetR/AcrR family transcriptional regulator has translation MSDQRETILAAAVELYLKGGLDGFSMRKLAREVGVTAPALYRHYEGKEHVLADVMREAHRAFMANMYRALEAPTPLDRFFAAGEGYLDFALKNARWYGMMFSGPGQIGMDELPEDIEAMGCAIHQFWIDRVRECMDAGILKESDPVQTSLTMWAHAHGLVQLYHQGHFPIEEEAFRGLFEESGARMMRGVATDDFSEQLSIQYINDEAAVEG, from the coding sequence ATGTCTGATCAACGAGAAACAATCCTGGCCGCCGCTGTCGAGCTCTATTTGAAGGGCGGCCTCGACGGGTTTTCCATGCGAAAACTCGCGCGGGAGGTTGGGGTTACGGCGCCGGCGCTTTACCGGCATTACGAAGGGAAGGAGCACGTCCTCGCGGACGTGATGCGGGAAGCGCACCGCGCCTTTATGGCCAACATGTACCGAGCGCTGGAAGCGCCCACACCGCTGGATCGGTTCTTCGCGGCGGGTGAGGGCTACCTCGATTTCGCTCTCAAAAATGCTCGGTGGTACGGAATGATGTTCTCCGGGCCGGGACAGATCGGGATGGACGAGCTTCCGGAGGACATCGAGGCCATGGGGTGTGCGATCCACCAGTTCTGGATTGATCGGGTCCGTGAATGCATGGACGCAGGCATTCTGAAGGAATCCGATCCGGTGCAGACGTCGCTCACCATGTGGGCGCACGCGCACGGTTTGGTGCAGCTGTACCACCAGGGGCACTTCCCGATTGAAGAGGAAGCTTTTCGAGGGCTCTTCGAGGAGTCGGGCGCCAGAATGATGCGCGGCGTCGCGACTGACGACTTCTCCGAGCAGCTGTCGATCCAATACATCAATGACGAAGCGGCGGTGGAAGGGTGA
- a CDS encoding DMT family transporter — protein sequence MPRIVRDVPRGLRLMAAGALAFSVMTAIAKLVGSRLPLFELVFGRSLVMLALAAFALRRQGRSFRATEPRLLVQRGLFGFASLVCYFYSVIHLPLADATVIFFVNPVITALVAVVVLREHMRWAQVLLVAVSLSGVVVVARPEFLFGSSESLDSLAVVSGVLAATFGAGSYVTIRKIQNDPPLLVVLYFSGITCMLSFPFVLRAPVTPSAADVVLLIVMGVATHLGQLWVTWGFRTERAGRASAVGYLQIVFAAFWGWILFAEVPDAWTWIGAGIVVGSTLKLVKIHPIR from the coding sequence ATGCCGCGGATCGTTCGGGACGTCCCGCGAGGGCTTCGGCTGATGGCAGCCGGGGCCCTCGCGTTTTCCGTCATGACCGCGATCGCGAAGCTGGTTGGATCCCGTCTTCCGCTCTTTGAGTTGGTCTTCGGCCGTTCCCTCGTGATGCTTGCCTTGGCTGCCTTCGCTCTCCGGCGTCAGGGGCGCTCCTTCCGGGCGACTGAGCCGAGGCTCCTTGTACAGCGAGGTCTCTTCGGCTTTGCGTCGTTGGTGTGCTATTTCTATTCGGTGATCCATCTGCCGCTCGCGGACGCGACCGTGATCTTCTTTGTCAACCCCGTGATCACTGCCCTGGTCGCTGTGGTGGTCTTGAGGGAACACATGAGGTGGGCCCAGGTCCTTCTCGTAGCCGTCAGCCTCTCCGGCGTGGTTGTGGTAGCCCGGCCGGAGTTCCTCTTTGGATCTTCCGAATCCTTGGACAGCTTGGCGGTCGTCTCAGGCGTCCTGGCCGCGACGTTCGGCGCCGGCTCCTACGTCACCATCCGCAAGATTCAGAACGATCCGCCGCTGCTTGTTGTTCTCTATTTCTCGGGGATTACCTGCATGCTGTCCTTCCCCTTCGTGTTGCGGGCCCCAGTCACGCCCTCTGCAGCTGATGTCGTGTTGCTGATCGTAATGGGCGTGGCGACCCACCTTGGGCAGCTCTGGGTCACTTGGGGATTTCGCACTGAACGTGCCGGACGAGCGTCGGCAGTGGGCTATTTGCAGATCGTCTTTGCGGCATTCTGGGGTTGGATTCTATTTGCCGAAGTGCCTGACGCATGGACGTGGATTGGTGCCGGTATCGTCGTTGGCTCCACGCTCAAGTTGGTGAAGATACATCCGATTCGTTGA
- a CDS encoding peptidylprolyl isomerase, with amino-acid sequence MSTRSSLNQCGHWVPAGLAVSVVLMLNACDASRAGRAEALDLRDGDGLMHDVGLQGIVDLQVDRNGTTLAVMLSDERADVRARAALALGSVQDPDALDALVVTLMEDPDPGVRRDAAFAIGQLGLDAAVPALRDALGSESDDDVVDRVLEALGKIPADEATQVLLGADIATGHEARRALALSVNGAVHQIQSRDALDFLLAHLDHSDGDVRRGAAYYFGRTNATQNWSPRAARVREALDGLGSGDPAAMYLVQALGKLQAPDDAGRLLAWATGNAEWRTRVEALTGLGGRPLTDESRAALIATLDAPVEHVAFGAAVVLAAEMQPPSVLARLKTWVEVNPQRHIVVEPLLAVLARQNEREVVFDWVDALSADDTRGWAIGLNALGFLSGTEALDRLGRAVASPAEEVTAAAILALSDRWVSDQRNPALAATYFDLFSNAVLAGNPNAEFTAGQRLVEGAFSDMGAPDVIVAAYESRLAGGDPRRAAQMLRLVAMVQAPEAEGLLRDALDHPAAVIRSIAASGLETLTGEVVVVDTESDGEEIRRGSVDLPYDPTVIDWEYLGELGNAPELRFETDRGAFVVRLVPEEAPHTVQTMARLAEEGGFGGSPFHRVIANFVVQGGDVDGGTGRGGPGFQITSEFNTLPYQRGSIGMASAGKDTEGSQFFLAHSRLPHLDGGYTVFGWVVEGMDVVDAITRGDRIMSVSLQRD; translated from the coding sequence ATGAGCACACGATCTTCGTTGAACCAGTGTGGGCACTGGGTGCCCGCTGGCTTGGCGGTCTCAGTCGTTCTCATGTTGAACGCCTGCGATGCGAGTCGGGCAGGTCGGGCTGAAGCTCTCGATCTTCGCGATGGGGACGGTCTCATGCATGACGTCGGTCTGCAGGGGATCGTTGATCTTCAGGTAGATCGGAACGGCACCACACTGGCCGTGATGCTGTCGGACGAACGAGCCGACGTCCGCGCTCGGGCGGCGCTTGCACTCGGGTCTGTGCAGGACCCGGACGCCCTGGATGCGCTCGTTGTCACCCTGATGGAAGATCCGGACCCAGGCGTGCGGCGAGATGCCGCGTTTGCCATCGGTCAGCTCGGGCTCGACGCAGCGGTTCCTGCTCTGCGCGATGCGCTGGGGTCGGAGAGCGACGACGATGTGGTCGATAGGGTCTTGGAAGCGCTCGGAAAGATACCTGCGGACGAGGCCACACAAGTCTTGCTTGGTGCCGACATCGCCACCGGCCACGAAGCCCGTCGGGCCTTGGCGTTGTCGGTAAACGGTGCGGTACATCAGATCCAGTCGAGAGATGCCTTGGACTTCCTTTTGGCCCACCTCGATCATTCGGACGGCGATGTCAGGCGCGGAGCTGCATACTATTTCGGCCGGACGAATGCGACGCAGAATTGGTCGCCACGAGCGGCCCGTGTGCGCGAAGCCCTAGATGGATTGGGCTCAGGTGATCCAGCGGCCATGTACCTGGTGCAGGCTCTTGGGAAGCTTCAGGCACCGGATGACGCGGGCAGGCTCTTGGCGTGGGCTACTGGGAACGCCGAATGGCGCACACGTGTCGAGGCGTTGACGGGACTTGGAGGACGTCCGCTCACGGACGAGAGCCGCGCAGCCCTGATCGCGACGCTTGACGCCCCGGTGGAACATGTGGCCTTTGGGGCAGCGGTGGTGCTCGCCGCTGAGATGCAGCCACCGAGCGTTTTAGCTCGGCTCAAAACATGGGTAGAGGTAAACCCCCAACGTCACATCGTGGTGGAACCCCTTCTCGCGGTTCTTGCGAGACAAAACGAGCGAGAAGTCGTATTCGATTGGGTCGACGCTCTCTCTGCAGACGACACGCGTGGATGGGCCATTGGGTTGAACGCACTGGGCTTCCTGAGTGGAACCGAGGCCCTCGATCGGCTGGGCCGGGCTGTCGCGTCTCCCGCGGAGGAAGTCACGGCTGCGGCTATCTTGGCTCTCTCGGACCGATGGGTGTCGGATCAGAGAAATCCGGCCCTCGCTGCTACCTATTTCGATCTGTTTTCGAACGCTGTGCTGGCAGGCAACCCCAACGCGGAGTTCACTGCTGGGCAGCGCCTCGTCGAAGGTGCCTTCAGCGACATGGGGGCGCCTGATGTCATAGTCGCCGCATATGAAAGCAGGCTCGCGGGTGGAGATCCGCGCCGGGCGGCACAAATGCTCCGTCTGGTCGCGATGGTCCAGGCGCCAGAGGCCGAAGGGCTCCTTCGCGACGCGCTTGACCACCCGGCCGCCGTGATTCGTAGTATTGCTGCGAGTGGGCTTGAGACGCTGACAGGTGAAGTGGTGGTGGTCGATACCGAGTCCGACGGCGAGGAAATCCGACGCGGGAGTGTCGATCTTCCCTATGATCCGACCGTCATCGATTGGGAATATCTCGGTGAATTGGGCAACGCCCCGGAACTCCGGTTCGAAACGGACCGTGGCGCTTTTGTCGTGCGATTGGTTCCGGAAGAGGCTCCCCATACGGTACAGACGATGGCAAGGCTGGCCGAAGAAGGTGGCTTCGGTGGCAGTCCATTCCACCGCGTGATTGCGAACTTCGTAGTGCAAGGTGGGGACGTTGATGGAGGGACGGGCCGGGGCGGCCCGGGCTTCCAGATCACGAGCGAATTCAACACGCTGCCCTACCAACGTGGCTCGATCGGCATGGCCAGCGCCGGGAAGGACACGGAGGGTTCGCAGTTCTTTCTCGCCCATTCGCGTCTTCCACATCTGGACGGCGGGTACACGGTGTTCGGATGGGTTGTGGAGGGCATGGACGTGGTGGACGCGATCACTCGTGGAGACCGAATTATGTCTGTTTCGCTGCAGCGCGATTGA
- a CDS encoding M1 family aminopeptidase, with product MTVSVRGTSRLALFALVAALGACDVAPVPTDTGIPWELAEHRTRTIEGLRYKITLDIPEDRADPIQGRSLITFGWTDSDEQPLVLDFMNPGDRVHSVVVNGTDAAWEPVNDHVVISAELLRNGAMNEVDLTYDVGDEAFNRSDEFLYALFVPDRAHFSLPLFDQPNLKAPVEWKVSAPEGWKVIANGPAAEGTRLNGRQTTNFLETRPIPTYLFAVAAGRFQEESEVINGRVFRMFHRETDTAKVARNRDEILRLHAASVEWLEDYTGIDYPFQKFDFVLIPSFQYGGMEHPGGILYREGGLMLDETATQGQMLGRASVIAHETAHMWFGDLVTMNWFDDVWTKEVFANFMAAKIVHPSFPDVDHDLRFLTAHHPSAYGVDRTDGANPIRQPLENLRFAGTLYGAIIYQKAPIVMRHLEARVGEETFRDGLREYLSTFAYGNATWPDLIAILDGKSPEDLSSWSRVWVEEAGRPTITVSRDGDDAVITQTDPAGQGRVWPQTLHVRSGSIGESRLATLELGSAPARVEGAGSADFILPNGSGMEYGGFVLDEASITYLVENGASSDEALTRGAIWVILWDQVLEGRLAPETFLRSALDALPAESDELILGRLLGYVASTFWDLLSDAERGTWAPEIEGIVWAGVESERPRTARASFYGSYRALATTDQGVARLRRLWEGSESVEGLPLSEVNQIGLANGLALRRVDGFEDILTEQEGKIQNADRLARFQFVRPSLAADPADRDAFFASLADVTNREQEPWVLSGLGNLHHALRGDESLHLVRPALDMIGEIQRTGDIFFPGRWLGATLGGHGSAEAADVVQAFLDQTPDLSPRLRLKVLQSADMVFRSARLVHDRD from the coding sequence CAATCCAGGGCAGGTCGCTCATAACCTTCGGTTGGACGGATTCTGACGAACAGCCGCTGGTCCTCGACTTCATGAACCCCGGAGACCGCGTGCACTCCGTTGTGGTCAACGGCACCGATGCGGCATGGGAGCCGGTGAACGACCACGTTGTCATCTCGGCTGAATTGCTTCGCAACGGAGCAATGAATGAAGTCGACCTGACCTATGATGTGGGTGATGAGGCGTTCAACCGCAGTGACGAGTTCCTCTACGCGCTCTTTGTGCCCGACCGAGCGCACTTTTCCCTTCCGCTGTTCGATCAACCGAATCTGAAAGCACCGGTTGAGTGGAAGGTGTCTGCGCCCGAAGGATGGAAGGTGATCGCGAATGGCCCGGCTGCGGAAGGCACTCGTCTGAACGGGCGGCAGACCACGAACTTCCTAGAGACGCGGCCGATTCCGACTTACTTGTTTGCAGTGGCCGCGGGACGCTTCCAGGAGGAATCGGAGGTGATCAACGGGCGCGTCTTCCGCATGTTCCATCGCGAAACGGATACCGCCAAGGTCGCGAGGAACCGCGATGAAATCTTGCGGCTGCACGCGGCGTCCGTGGAGTGGCTCGAGGATTATACGGGGATCGACTACCCGTTCCAGAAATTCGATTTCGTCTTAATTCCGTCTTTCCAGTACGGCGGAATGGAGCATCCCGGTGGCATCCTGTACCGTGAAGGCGGGTTGATGCTGGACGAGACCGCGACCCAAGGACAGATGCTGGGTCGGGCCTCGGTGATCGCGCACGAGACGGCACACATGTGGTTCGGCGACCTGGTAACCATGAACTGGTTCGACGACGTATGGACAAAAGAGGTCTTCGCGAACTTCATGGCTGCGAAGATTGTGCATCCGTCGTTTCCCGATGTCGACCACGATCTACGCTTCCTGACGGCACATCATCCGTCGGCCTATGGGGTCGATCGTACGGACGGGGCCAATCCGATCCGTCAGCCGCTCGAGAACCTCAGATTCGCTGGCACGTTGTACGGCGCGATTATTTACCAGAAGGCCCCAATCGTGATGCGGCATCTCGAGGCCCGAGTGGGGGAAGAGACGTTCCGCGACGGGCTCAGAGAGTACTTGTCCACGTTCGCGTACGGGAATGCCACCTGGCCCGACCTAATTGCGATCCTAGACGGGAAGTCTCCTGAGGACCTGTCTTCTTGGAGTCGGGTTTGGGTCGAGGAAGCTGGCCGCCCGACGATCACGGTTTCCCGGGACGGCGACGATGCTGTGATCACACAAACCGACCCGGCGGGACAGGGAAGGGTGTGGCCCCAGACATTGCACGTGCGTTCGGGCTCCATCGGCGAGAGCCGACTAGCCACGCTTGAACTCGGGTCGGCTCCGGCTCGGGTAGAGGGGGCTGGAAGCGCGGATTTCATTCTTCCGAACGGGTCCGGCATGGAGTATGGAGGCTTCGTCCTCGATGAAGCGAGTATCACTTATCTCGTCGAGAATGGCGCGTCTTCAGATGAGGCCCTGACCCGAGGAGCGATCTGGGTAATACTCTGGGACCAGGTGCTCGAAGGGCGGCTTGCCCCGGAGACATTTTTGCGCAGTGCGCTCGACGCTTTGCCCGCGGAATCCGATGAGTTGATACTCGGGAGGTTACTAGGGTACGTCGCTTCGACGTTCTGGGACCTGCTCTCGGACGCGGAACGTGGGACGTGGGCGCCGGAGATCGAGGGCATCGTTTGGGCTGGCGTCGAGAGCGAACGACCGCGTACGGCGCGCGCGTCCTTCTACGGGTCCTACAGAGCACTCGCCACTACGGATCAGGGTGTGGCACGCTTGCGCCGACTATGGGAGGGCTCGGAGTCGGTCGAAGGACTACCCCTCTCCGAGGTGAACCAGATCGGGTTGGCCAATGGCCTCGCGTTGCGGAGGGTGGACGGCTTCGAGGACATCCTGACGGAGCAGGAAGGGAAGATCCAAAACGCGGACCGCCTTGCGCGGTTTCAGTTCGTTCGCCCGTCATTGGCAGCGGACCCGGCGGATCGCGACGCCTTCTTCGCTTCACTCGCAGATGTCACGAATCGTGAACAGGAACCGTGGGTGTTATCCGGTCTCGGCAATCTCCATCATGCGCTCAGGGGAGACGAGTCGCTTCACTTGGTTCGTCCGGCATTGGACATGATCGGTGAGATTCAACGCACAGGGGACATCTTTTTCCCAGGTCGGTGGCTCGGTGCCACCCTGGGCGGCCACGGGTCGGCTGAGGCAGCGGATGTGGTCCAGGCGTTTCTCGACCAGACGCCAGATCTGTCGCCACGGTTGCGCCTCAAGGTGCTCCAGTCCGCCGACATGGTGTTTCGCTCGGCCCGTCTTGTGCACGATCGAGACTAA